The Parambassis ranga chromosome 1, fParRan2.1, whole genome shotgun sequence genome includes a region encoding these proteins:
- the pgm2 gene encoding phosphopentomutase, which produces MENGSSPTGDSKLDQAVRQWLQYDKNPKTLSMVQDLVKEGAVEALKKYFSSRMEFGTAGLRAAMGPGISCMNDLTIIQTTQGFCYYLEQSFENLKERGVVIGYDARAHPPSGGSSKRFASLAAAVFISRGVPVHLFSDITPTPFVPFTVSHLGLCAGIMVTASHNPKQDNGYKVYWENGAQIVSPHDSGISKAIEDNLEPWPDSWNIEEALKSPLLKDPYQDIHTQYFKAIQKHCHHREINKSSEVKIVHTSVHGVGHTFVQSAFKAFDLHPPYAVEEQKDPDPEFPTVKYPNPEEGEGVLTLSFALAEKEGASVVLANDPDADRLAIAERQNGGKWRVFSGNELGALLGWWVFRCWRQQNSDAAVKSVYMLSSTVSSKILRAIALKEGFHFEETLTGFKWMGNRARDLLDQGKTVLFAFEEAIGYMCSPSVLDKDGVSAAAIAGEMVSYLATKNINLSQQLTTIYEEYGYHISKNSYFICHDQNVIRSLFERLRNHGGQKDSYPTECGAFSISAVRDLTTGYDSNQPDNKAVLPTSSSSQMITFTFSNGGVATMRTSGTEPKIKYYTELCAAPGNSDVTHLKKELDDLVDAIIENFFEPAKNKLQPKPE; this is translated from the exons atggAGAACGGTTCGTCCCCAACCGGTGATAGCAAGCTGGACCAGGCTGTCAGGCAGTGGCTGCAGTACGACAAG AATCCCAAGACATTGTCAATGGTGCAGGACCTAGTGAAGGAGGGAGCGGTGGAGGCTCTGAAGAAGTACTTCTCCTCCAGGATGGAGTTTGGTACAGCAGGCCTGAGGGCGGCCATGGGCCCCGGCATATCCTGCATGAATGACCTTACTATCATTCAGACCACGCAG GGCTTCTGTTATTACCTGGAGCAGAGTTTTGAGAACCTTAAAGAACGAGGGGTGGTGATTGGGTATGATGCTCGGGCCCACCCTCCCAGCGGAGGCAGCAGCAAGAGATTCGCCAGcctggctgcagctgtgttcatcAGCCGAGGGGTGCCTGTGCACCTCTTCTCTGACATCACTCCAACACCCTTTGTG CCTTTTACCGTTTCCCACCTTGGCCTGTGTGCTGGTATCATGGTGACTGCCTCGCACAACCCCAAACAGGACAATGGCTACAAG GTGTACTGGGAGAACGGTGCCCAGATTGTGTCTCCTCATGACAGTGGTATCTCTAAAGCCATTGAGGATAACCTCGAACCATGGCCAGATTCCTGGAACATAGAGGAGGCCCTTAAGAGCCCTTTGCTCAAAGACCCCTACCAGGATATCCACACACAATACTTCAAAGCCATTCAGAAACACTGTCATCACAG GGAGATAAACAAGAGTTCAGAGGTAAAGATTGTGCACACATCTGTGCACGGCGTTGGTCACACATTTGTCCAGTCAGCATTCAAGGCATTTGATCTTCACCCTCCTTACGCTGTAGAGGAGCAGAAAGATCCAGACCCTGAATTCCCTACTGTCAAGTATCCCAATcctgaggagggagagggagtcCTG aCATTGTCATTTGCACTGGCAGAGAAAGAGGGGGCTTCTGTGGTGCTAGCAAATGACCCTGATGCCGATCGACTGGCCATTGCTGAGAGGCaaaatgg tggaaAGTGGCGAGTGTTCAGTGGTAATGAGCTCGGAGCGTTGCTGGGCTGGTGGGTATTCCGCTGCTGGAGGCAACAGAactctgatgctgctgtgaaaaGCGTCTACATGTTGTCAAGCACCGTTTCCTCTAAAATATTGCGCGCCATCGCTCTGAAGgagggcttccactttgag GAAACGCTAACAGGGTTCAAGTGGATGGGGAACAGAGCCAGAGACCTGTTGGACCAGGGCAAGACTGTTCTGTTTGCCTTTGAGGAGGCCATAG GGTATATGTGTAGCCCATCTGTGCTGGACAAGGATGGAGTGAGTGCGGCAGCCATAGCAGGAGAAATGGTTTCCTATCTGGCCACTAAAAACATTAAcctgtctcagcagctcactaCCATCTATGAAGA GTATGGTTACCACATCAGTAAGAACTCCTACTTTATCTGCCATGACCAGAATGTGATCCGCAGTCTGTTTGAGCGCCTGCGCAACCACGGTGGCCAGAAGGACTCTTATCCGACTGAATGTGGTGCGTTCTCCATCTCAGCTGTACGAGACCTGACCACCGGATATGACAGCAATCAACCTGACAACAAGGCT gtACTTCCTACCTCAAGCTCCAGTCAGATGATCACCTTTACATTCTCTAATGGGGGTGTGGCCACCATGAGGACCAGTGGCACTGAGCCTAAAATCAAATACTAcactgagctctgtgctgctcctgGTAACAG tgatgTGACACACCTGAAGAAGGAACTGGATGACCTGGTGGATGCCATCATTGAAAACTTCTTTGAGCCAGCGAAGAATAAGCTGCAGCCCAAACCAGAgtag